From Streptomyces sp. NBC_00683, one genomic window encodes:
- a CDS encoding acyl carrier protein, whose amino-acid sequence MTATEWERELCLLFGEVLGMPDVDVEDSFFDLGGHSLLASKLTRRVQEAFGIKIPVRRIYQAPTPATLAAYLYAS is encoded by the coding sequence ATGACCGCAACGGAGTGGGAGAGGGAGCTTTGCCTGCTGTTCGGCGAAGTTCTCGGCATGCCGGACGTCGATGTGGAGGACAGCTTCTTCGACCTGGGCGGGCACTCCCTCCTGGCGTCCAAACTGACCCGGCGCGTCCAGGAGGCGTTCGGGATCAAGATCCCGGTACGCCGCATCTACCAGGCGCCCACCCCCGCGACTCTCGCGGCGTACCTCTACGCGTCCTGA
- a CDS encoding SDR family oxidoreductase — protein MTILVTGARGNVGRRVLDRLHAAGHTLRASGRTPGELSVPAGVDTVRLDLNEPDTFDAALDGVDKVFLYAESEGAKDLFAAAAGAGVRHVVLLSSSTVGGPDAETDALALLHAAVEDALAESALPGTVLRPGAFDGNAFGWSDAIRRGQPVELPYTHAHTAPIHEGDIADVAAAALADETLVGRTLTLTGPQSLTFREQLGILGELLGREIPVRELTRDQAVEQMGRFVPAPILASLLGQWAAGVGRPAATLDTVERITGRPARTFRQWAGENLGAFAAQD, from the coding sequence GTGACCATTCTCGTAACCGGGGCACGCGGCAACGTCGGCCGCCGCGTCCTCGACCGCCTGCACGCCGCGGGCCACACCCTGCGCGCATCCGGCCGCACACCCGGGGAGTTGAGCGTTCCGGCCGGAGTGGACACCGTCCGGCTGGACCTGAATGAGCCGGACACCTTCGACGCCGCCCTCGACGGCGTGGACAAGGTGTTCCTGTACGCCGAGTCCGAAGGCGCCAAGGACCTCTTCGCCGCCGCGGCCGGGGCAGGGGTCCGGCACGTCGTCCTGCTGTCCTCGTCCACGGTCGGCGGCCCCGACGCCGAGACCGACGCCCTGGCCCTGCTCCACGCGGCCGTCGAGGACGCGCTCGCCGAGTCGGCGCTGCCGGGCACCGTGCTGCGGCCTGGCGCCTTCGACGGCAACGCGTTCGGGTGGAGTGACGCCATCCGCAGGGGGCAGCCCGTCGAACTGCCGTACACGCACGCCCACACCGCGCCCATCCACGAGGGCGACATCGCCGACGTCGCCGCGGCCGCCCTGGCCGACGAGACCCTCGTGGGCCGGACCCTCACCCTCACCGGACCGCAGTCGCTGACCTTCCGTGAGCAGCTCGGCATCCTCGGGGAACTCCTCGGACGCGAGATCCCGGTACGGGAACTCACCCGCGACCAGGCGGTCGAGCAGATGGGCCGGTTCGTCCCCGCGCCGATCCTCGCCTCGCTCCTCGGCCAGTGGGCCGCGGGGGTCGGCCGGCCGGCCGCGACCCTGGACACCGTGGAACGCATCACCGGACGGCCGGCGCGGACCTTCCGCCAGTGGGCCGGGGAGAACCTCGGCGCGTTCGCCGCCCAGGACTGA
- a CDS encoding amino acid adenylation domain-containing protein, whose protein sequence is MTSVVAAFRRRAADAPDTVAVSAGDDHLTYAGLDRWAREVSRELTDRAGATAGDRIAVCLERSPELVAALLGVLGAGAAFVPIGLDDPAARVAEVFADAEVRAVLCEPDDAGRFSAYGIPVLRVPARPAADLPLPPETAGVRPGDLAYLMYTSGSTGRPKAVMVEHRNITNLVTDPNYVELGPDDRILQLAPVAFDAATFEIWGALLNGARLVLAPPRQIQAEELGALLRDEGITVLWLTAALFHRQIDVDVKAFSGLRTVLAGGDVLSVPHIRELQAAVPGCGIVNGYGPTETTTFAVCHRIGAREDLGHSVPIGTPLQNVDVRIVGDSGLPLPDGASGELWIGGAGVSRGYWRRPDLTDKAFVTAPWDGAAGRFYRSGDLARRRPDGVIEFLGRNDDQFKLRGFRIEPGELESVLAGHPQVRGAAVGVRESHLGDRRLVAWVVPEADTLDRRALRSYLRERVPEHMIPAAFVSLAELPITGNGKADRKALPAPDWTSKSIYV, encoded by the coding sequence ATGACATCGGTAGTCGCAGCGTTTCGCCGTCGGGCCGCCGACGCCCCCGACACCGTGGCGGTCTCCGCCGGTGACGACCACCTGACCTACGCCGGGCTCGACCGCTGGGCGCGAGAGGTGTCGCGGGAGCTCACGGACCGTGCGGGGGCGACGGCGGGCGACCGGATCGCGGTCTGCCTGGAGCGCTCCCCCGAACTCGTCGCCGCGCTGCTCGGCGTGCTGGGGGCCGGCGCGGCCTTCGTCCCCATCGGCCTCGACGACCCGGCCGCACGGGTGGCCGAGGTGTTCGCGGACGCGGAGGTACGTGCCGTCCTGTGCGAGCCGGACGATGCCGGCCGCTTCTCGGCGTACGGCATCCCGGTCCTGCGGGTCCCGGCCCGTCCCGCGGCGGACCTGCCCCTGCCGCCGGAGACCGCCGGGGTCCGGCCCGGCGACCTCGCCTATCTGATGTACACCTCGGGATCCACCGGCCGCCCGAAAGCCGTCATGGTCGAGCACCGCAACATCACCAACCTGGTGACGGACCCCAACTACGTGGAGCTGGGCCCCGACGACCGGATCCTGCAGCTCGCTCCCGTCGCCTTCGACGCCGCCACGTTCGAGATCTGGGGCGCTCTCCTCAACGGGGCCCGGCTGGTGCTCGCCCCGCCGCGGCAGATCCAGGCGGAGGAGCTCGGCGCCCTGCTGCGCGACGAGGGCATCACCGTGCTCTGGCTGACGGCCGCGCTCTTCCACCGGCAGATCGATGTGGACGTCAAGGCGTTCAGCGGGCTGCGCACGGTGCTGGCCGGCGGCGACGTGCTCTCCGTCCCGCACATCCGCGAGCTGCAGGCCGCGGTGCCCGGCTGCGGGATCGTCAACGGCTACGGGCCGACGGAGACCACCACGTTCGCCGTCTGCCACCGGATCGGCGCGCGGGAGGACCTCGGCCACTCCGTGCCGATCGGCACCCCGCTGCAGAACGTCGACGTCCGTATCGTCGGCGACTCCGGCCTGCCGCTGCCCGACGGCGCCTCCGGCGAGCTGTGGATCGGCGGCGCGGGAGTGTCCCGGGGGTACTGGCGGCGCCCCGACCTCACCGACAAGGCCTTCGTCACCGCCCCCTGGGACGGTGCGGCCGGGCGGTTCTACCGCAGCGGCGACCTGGCCAGGCGGCGCCCCGACGGGGTCATCGAGTTCCTCGGCCGCAACGACGACCAGTTCAAGCTGCGGGGCTTCCGTATCGAGCCCGGTGAGCTCGAGAGCGTCCTCGCCGGCCATCCGCAGGTGCGCGGCGCCGCGGTCGGCGTCCGGGAGAGCCACCTGGGCGACCGCCGACTGGTGGCATGGGTCGTACCGGAGGCCGACACCCTCGACCGGCGCGCCCTGCGCTCGTACCTGCGCGAGCGCGTGCCCGAGCACATGATCCCCGCGGCCTTCGTCTCGCTGGCCGAGCTGCCCATCACCGGGAACGGCAAGGCGGACCGCAAGGCGCTGCCCGCCCCCGACTGGACGTCGAAGTCCATCTACGTCTGA
- a CDS encoding SDR family NAD(P)-dependent oxidoreductase, producing the protein MTNHPFTNQYVVVTGGATGIGRATALDFAKQGAAGVIVTGRRADRLAEVAALHPAIVPVRADVSTQSGADAVAEAVGELGGSLDVLVHNAGIHTIGAAGSIDTDAARELFDVNVLGTVILTNRLLPALRSPGGSIVFVTSPAGHNPTPMASVYAASKAAVNTFTRSWALELAPKGIRVNAVAPGWVRTEVYESHGMPPEQVDELFAQAAKSVPLGVTGVPEDVSQWITLLAAPSSAWVTGQILTMDGGADLVRAKQV; encoded by the coding sequence ATGACCAACCATCCGTTCACCAACCAGTACGTCGTGGTCACGGGCGGTGCCACCGGCATCGGCCGTGCCACCGCCCTCGACTTCGCCAAGCAGGGTGCCGCGGGCGTGATCGTCACCGGGCGCCGGGCCGACCGGCTCGCCGAGGTGGCGGCACTGCACCCGGCCATCGTCCCGGTCCGCGCCGATGTGAGCACGCAGAGCGGCGCGGACGCGGTCGCCGAGGCGGTCGGCGAGCTGGGCGGCTCCCTCGACGTCCTGGTGCACAACGCCGGGATCCACACCATCGGCGCGGCCGGCAGCATCGACACGGACGCGGCCCGAGAGCTGTTCGACGTCAATGTGCTCGGCACCGTGATCCTCACCAACCGGCTCCTCCCGGCGCTCCGTTCGCCGGGCGGCAGCATCGTGTTCGTCACCAGCCCGGCCGGCCACAACCCGACTCCGATGGCCTCGGTGTACGCGGCGAGCAAGGCCGCGGTGAACACCTTCACCCGCTCCTGGGCACTGGAGCTGGCCCCGAAGGGCATCCGGGTGAACGCGGTCGCTCCGGGCTGGGTGCGCACCGAGGTGTACGAGAGCCACGGCATGCCCCCCGAGCAGGTGGACGAGCTCTTCGCACAGGCGGCGAAGAGCGTGCCGCTGGGAGTGACGGGCGTGCCCGAGGACGTGTCGCAGTGGATCACGCTGCTCGCCGCGCCGAGCAGCGCGTGGGTGACGGGCCAGATCCTCACGATGGACGGCGGCGCCGATCTCGTACGCGCGAAGCAGGTCTGA
- a CDS encoding NADP-dependent oxidoreductase yields MSSVELPAVSREVRLAAYPVDEVTLEHFEFGETELSAPADGEVVVRNDWMTLGSVARDQMNPDTKLPIPVFQPGVAMWGRTVGTVVASNSDTLAVGDLVEHFSGWRDYAVGNAHGFFKRDRSLLPGPEYFLSQGPTAWHGMVGTAAVAEGDTVFVSGATNGVGALAGQIAKLRGAKRVIGSTGSKEKIDFLVEELGFDAAFDYHEGPVAEQLAALAPDGLDVVFDNVGGEQFEAAVQVAARGARFALCGALSGQHGAGDGGSPRLPLMSAITKDLTLRGFATLHTPDQIEGWNAQFSTWLREERIVFPHTVVEGGVAELPEAFVALLGRKYSGTVLVRMS; encoded by the coding sequence ATGAGCAGCGTCGAACTTCCCGCCGTCAGCAGGGAGGTCCGCCTTGCGGCCTACCCGGTCGACGAAGTCACCCTGGAGCACTTCGAGTTCGGTGAGACCGAGCTGTCCGCGCCTGCTGACGGCGAGGTCGTCGTACGCAACGACTGGATGACGCTCGGCTCGGTGGCCCGCGACCAGATGAACCCCGACACGAAGCTGCCGATCCCGGTCTTCCAGCCGGGCGTCGCGATGTGGGGCCGCACCGTCGGCACGGTGGTCGCGTCCAACAGCGACACCCTCGCCGTCGGCGATCTCGTGGAGCACTTCTCCGGCTGGCGCGACTACGCGGTCGGCAACGCCCACGGGTTCTTCAAGCGTGACCGCTCCCTCCTGCCGGGCCCGGAGTACTTCCTGTCCCAGGGGCCGACGGCCTGGCACGGCATGGTCGGTACGGCGGCGGTCGCCGAGGGCGACACGGTGTTCGTGTCGGGAGCCACCAACGGTGTCGGCGCGCTGGCCGGGCAGATAGCGAAGCTGCGGGGCGCCAAGCGCGTCATCGGCAGCACCGGGTCCAAGGAGAAGATCGACTTCCTGGTCGAGGAGCTCGGCTTCGACGCCGCGTTCGACTACCACGAGGGGCCGGTGGCCGAGCAGCTCGCCGCACTGGCGCCCGACGGCCTCGACGTGGTCTTCGACAACGTGGGCGGCGAGCAGTTCGAGGCCGCGGTCCAGGTCGCGGCCCGCGGGGCCCGGTTCGCGCTGTGCGGTGCCCTGTCCGGGCAGCACGGCGCGGGTGACGGCGGCAGCCCCCGGCTGCCCCTGATGTCCGCCATCACCAAGGACCTGACGCTGCGCGGCTTCGCGACGCTGCACACGCCCGACCAGATCGAGGGCTGGAACGCCCAGTTCAGCACCTGGCTGCGCGAGGAGCGCATCGTCTTCCCGCACACGGTCGTCGAGGGCGGGGTCGCGGAGCTGCCGGAGGCGTTCGTGGCTCTGCTCGGCCGGAAGTACAGCGGCACGGTCCTGGTCAGGATGAGCTGA
- a CDS encoding VOC family protein has product MSQTVDRQDGSPAPGPVLSPEALFHTGLVVEDLDLAMKTLSELAGYRWTSVMELQVTARTPGGLQHGDQRFVLSLEEPRLELVEAIPGTVWVSDGSNGAHHVGYWAENDRIEATSAALVELGFEVEASNDTEADGTLMWVYHRGLGGIRVELLNTLMKPSMDAWIAGADPAEVQQDAPIG; this is encoded by the coding sequence ATGTCGCAGACAGTGGACCGGCAGGACGGCAGCCCCGCGCCCGGCCCGGTGCTCAGCCCCGAGGCCCTGTTCCACACCGGTCTGGTCGTGGAGGACCTGGACCTGGCGATGAAGACGCTGAGCGAGCTGGCGGGCTACCGCTGGACCAGCGTGATGGAGCTCCAGGTGACGGCGCGCACCCCGGGCGGCCTCCAGCACGGCGACCAGCGTTTCGTGCTGTCGCTGGAGGAGCCGCGGCTCGAACTCGTCGAGGCCATCCCGGGCACCGTCTGGGTGTCCGACGGCAGCAACGGGGCCCACCACGTGGGCTACTGGGCCGAGAACGACCGGATCGAGGCGACCTCCGCTGCGCTCGTGGAACTCGGCTTCGAGGTGGAGGCCTCCAACGACACCGAGGCGGACGGCACCCTGATGTGGGTCTACCACCGCGGTCTGGGCGGCATCCGGGTCGAGCTGCTGAACACCCTGATGAAGCCGTCCATGGACGCCTGGATCGCCGGCGCGGACCCCGCCGAGGTGCAGCAGGACGCGCCCATCGGCTGA
- a CDS encoding NAD(P)/FAD-dependent oxidoreductase, whose amino-acid sequence MYDVIVVGARVAGAASALLLARAGHRVLLVDRARFPSDTLSTHYIHQPGIARLARWGVLDAVRATGCPALDRTIYQVEDVRLDGGTVPHEGQSAAYAPRRYLLDQILVDAAVAAGAEFRDGCSVSGLVFDGDRVVGVKCRSAEGKPVEERARLVVGADGMRSAVAKAVDAPYTVQDPLMSCIYFTYWQGIKSQFELYERPGRWIGAIPTNDDATLIAAYFPQAEFNQVRGDALEHYLENIRTTAPDLYARAMDGGERVERLRGTGDQQNFFRTPAGPGWALVGDAAHHKDSITARGISDAFLQADLLAASVGGVLDDPARLAEGLRKYGEELQDELFEGYRNTLFVSRLEVTPDRMAMLRMVSGSQDLTERYFAVAAGGMSVDELYDEELHSRLETEAA is encoded by the coding sequence ATGTACGACGTCATCGTGGTGGGGGCTCGCGTCGCGGGTGCCGCCTCCGCTCTGCTCCTGGCGCGGGCGGGCCATCGGGTGCTGCTCGTCGACCGGGCGCGGTTCCCCAGTGACACGCTCTCCACGCACTACATCCACCAGCCCGGTATCGCGCGGCTCGCCCGCTGGGGGGTGCTGGACGCGGTCCGCGCCACCGGCTGCCCGGCGCTGGACAGGACCATCTACCAGGTCGAGGACGTCCGGCTGGACGGCGGCACCGTCCCGCACGAGGGACAGTCGGCCGCGTACGCACCGCGCCGGTACCTGCTGGACCAGATCCTGGTCGACGCGGCCGTGGCCGCCGGTGCGGAGTTCCGGGACGGCTGCTCCGTGTCCGGTCTCGTCTTCGACGGGGACCGCGTCGTCGGGGTCAAGTGCCGCTCGGCGGAGGGCAAGCCGGTCGAGGAGCGGGCCCGCCTCGTGGTGGGTGCGGACGGGATGCGGTCGGCGGTGGCCAAGGCCGTCGACGCCCCGTACACGGTCCAGGACCCGCTGATGTCCTGCATCTACTTCACCTACTGGCAGGGCATCAAGTCCCAGTTCGAGCTGTACGAGCGCCCCGGCCGTTGGATCGGCGCGATACCGACCAACGACGACGCCACCCTGATCGCCGCGTACTTCCCGCAGGCGGAATTCAACCAGGTGCGCGGCGACGCGCTGGAGCACTACCTGGAGAACATCCGCACCACCGCGCCTGACCTGTACGCGCGGGCGATGGACGGCGGCGAACGCGTCGAACGGCTGCGCGGCACCGGGGACCAGCAGAACTTCTTCCGCACCCCGGCCGGCCCCGGCTGGGCGCTCGTCGGCGACGCCGCACACCACAAGGACTCGATCACCGCGCGCGGCATCAGCGACGCCTTCCTGCAGGCCGATCTGCTGGCCGCGTCGGTCGGCGGCGTACTCGATGACCCGGCGCGGCTCGCCGAAGGGCTGCGGAAGTACGGGGAGGAGCTCCAGGACGAGCTCTTCGAGGGCTACCGCAACACCCTGTTCGTGAGCCGTCTGGAGGTCACACCCGACCGGATGGCGATGCTCCGCATGGTCAGCGGGTCCCAGGACCTGACGGAGCGCTACTTCGCGGTGGCCGCCGGCGGCATGTCCGTCGACGAGCTGTACGACGAGGAACTGCACAGCCGGCTCGAGACCGAAGCGGCATGA
- a CDS encoding ketoacyl-ACP synthase III family protein, with protein MRWNNLYVAGVGAYLPERIETAEEAIAAGSYTEQKRSLNGFRSVHVAAENETGPTMAAIAGRRAVARSGHEHDEFGLVLHSYIGHQGLDFWTPASFVQRETVGGTGPAFEIKQGCNGMLAAFEVASSYVTSRPDVTAALITGGDAFRMPYIDRWGSDEQNVDGDGAAALVLSSRGGFARVRATYSHADPSLEPMGRSGAGWTDAPFSGGAPVGVSERKSDYLLAEDMDFDDAIEKISASVQLSMKQALHEAEVELPDVRYFLHQNLALSIVTHGLYGLLGVDRERTTHEWGLSTGMVGTADPVLGLNRVMESGEAKPGDLVVLQAAGAGYVWTTTVLEILDTPDWSN; from the coding sequence ATGCGCTGGAACAACCTCTACGTCGCCGGTGTGGGTGCGTACCTGCCCGAGCGGATCGAGACCGCCGAGGAGGCGATCGCCGCGGGCAGTTACACGGAGCAGAAGCGTTCGCTGAACGGCTTCCGCTCGGTCCACGTGGCCGCCGAGAACGAGACCGGCCCCACGATGGCGGCGATCGCGGGGCGCCGGGCGGTGGCCAGGTCCGGACACGAGCACGACGAGTTCGGCCTGGTCCTGCACAGCTACATCGGGCACCAGGGGCTCGACTTCTGGACCCCCGCGAGCTTCGTGCAGCGCGAGACGGTCGGCGGCACGGGCCCGGCGTTCGAGATCAAGCAGGGCTGCAACGGCATGCTGGCGGCCTTCGAGGTCGCCTCCTCGTACGTGACCTCCCGCCCCGATGTCACCGCGGCGCTCATCACGGGCGGCGACGCATTCCGGATGCCCTACATCGACCGCTGGGGATCGGACGAGCAGAACGTCGACGGCGACGGCGCCGCGGCCCTCGTCCTGTCCAGCCGCGGCGGGTTCGCCCGCGTCCGCGCCACGTACTCGCACGCGGACCCCTCGCTGGAGCCGATGGGCCGCAGCGGGGCCGGCTGGACGGACGCGCCGTTCTCCGGGGGAGCCCCGGTCGGGGTCAGCGAGCGCAAGTCGGACTACCTGCTCGCCGAGGACATGGACTTCGACGACGCGATCGAGAAGATCTCCGCCAGCGTCCAGCTCTCGATGAAGCAGGCCCTCCACGAGGCCGAGGTGGAGCTGCCCGACGTGCGGTACTTCCTCCACCAGAACCTCGCCCTGTCGATCGTGACCCACGGGCTCTACGGCCTGCTGGGTGTCGACCGGGAGCGGACGACGCACGAGTGGGGCCTGAGCACCGGCATGGTCGGTACCGCCGACCCGGTGCTCGGACTGAACCGGGTCATGGAGAGCGGCGAGGCGAAGCCCGGGGACCTGGTGGTCCTCCAGGCGGCCGGCGCGGGATACGTGTGGACGACGACGGTCCTGGAGATCCTCGACACCCCGGACTGGTCGAACTGA
- a CDS encoding winged helix DNA-binding domain-containing protein produces the protein MVTGDPNVLDRRALNRSLLARQLLLERAGLPAVQAVGHLVGMQAQAPNPPYIGLWTRLAGFRIEDLADRVRDREVVRLVLMRGTIHLVTAQDCLALRPVLQGALEQGLKGTFGRKLAGLDTADVVALGRELVEKEPLTLGGLGTLLAERWPDRDPFALANAVRNLVPLVQVPPRGLWGESGQAVHTTAESWLGGTLAESTSPDAMVERYLAAFGPATVKDIQTWSGMTRLADSVNRLRPRLRTFRDENGLELLDLADAPLPDPGMPVPVRFLPEFDNILLSHADRSRILTDEQRKLVFTRNGLIKSTFLVDGFVRGLWRIEQARKEATLVIEPFGTLGRKDRDAVAEEGSSLLDFAAASATTRGLRFD, from the coding sequence ATGGTGACAGGAGACCCGAACGTGCTGGACCGACGGGCGCTCAACCGGAGCCTGCTGGCCCGGCAGCTGCTGCTGGAGCGCGCCGGTCTGCCGGCCGTACAGGCGGTCGGACATCTGGTGGGGATGCAGGCCCAGGCGCCCAACCCGCCCTACATCGGGCTGTGGACCCGGCTGGCCGGATTCCGTATCGAGGACCTGGCGGACAGGGTCAGGGACCGCGAGGTGGTCCGGCTGGTGCTGATGCGGGGCACGATCCACCTGGTCACGGCGCAGGACTGCCTGGCGCTCCGGCCGGTGCTCCAGGGCGCTCTGGAGCAGGGGCTGAAGGGCACCTTCGGCCGGAAGCTGGCGGGGCTCGACACCGCGGACGTGGTGGCGCTGGGCCGTGAGCTGGTCGAGAAGGAGCCGCTCACGCTGGGCGGTCTCGGCACCCTGCTCGCCGAACGCTGGCCGGACCGCGATCCGTTCGCCCTGGCCAATGCCGTACGCAATCTGGTGCCGCTGGTGCAGGTGCCGCCGCGCGGCCTGTGGGGCGAGAGCGGCCAGGCAGTGCACACGACGGCGGAGTCCTGGCTCGGCGGGACGCTCGCCGAGAGCACCTCGCCCGACGCGATGGTCGAGCGCTATCTCGCGGCCTTCGGGCCCGCCACCGTCAAGGACATCCAGACCTGGTCCGGAATGACACGGCTGGCCGACTCGGTGAACCGGCTCAGGCCCCGGCTGCGCACCTTCCGCGACGAGAACGGGCTGGAGCTCCTCGACCTCGCCGACGCTCCCCTGCCCGACCCGGGGATGCCCGTGCCGGTTCGCTTCCTGCCGGAGTTCGACAACATCCTGCTGTCGCACGCCGACCGCAGCCGCATCCTCACGGACGAGCAGCGCAAGCTGGTCTTCACCCGTAACGGCCTGATCAAGTCGACGTTCCTCGTGGACGGTTTCGTACGGGGGCTGTGGCGGATCGAGCAGGCGCGCAAGGAGGCGACCCTCGTGATCGAGCCGTTCGGCACGCTGGGCAGGAAGGACCGCGACGCCGTCGCCGAGGAGGGGAGCAGCCTGCTCGACTTCGCGGCGGCCTCCGCCACGACGCGCGGCCTCCGCTTCGACTGA
- a CDS encoding cytochrome P450 has protein sequence MTARTTGVSEDLPEFPFPGTSYRGPDPIFTRLRAERPVARVQWSGGGHAWLVTRHEDIKSVLDDTRFSRAASYAPDAPTFSGLFQAPPGMIISLDPPDHTRLRVLAEQAFSPARIQGMRPRVRELAGRLLDALDKESDGGPVDLVEGFAAPLAMAVICELLGVPEQDRDQFLTWVRQFADVSGPEELAVEGRENLGAYIAGLVAGKQAEPADDVLSALITARDGEDRLGFEELVGLGYTLLGGGFDSAAGQISNFALTLLDRHTDVWRRLGEHPEDVPAALEELLRTVNLTGNDTSGLPRIATEDVEIGGAVIPAGDAVFLSFASANRDGSVFADPDTADFGRTANPHLAFGYGIHHCLGAPLARVELAVALEELTGRYPDARLAVPESELLWRAGDVNHNLVSLPVHLRRSTT, from the coding sequence ATGACCGCCCGAACGACCGGGGTGAGTGAAGACCTGCCCGAATTCCCGTTCCCGGGTACGAGTTACCGGGGCCCCGACCCGATCTTCACGCGGTTGCGCGCGGAGCGGCCCGTCGCGCGGGTGCAGTGGAGCGGAGGCGGTCATGCCTGGCTGGTGACCCGCCACGAGGACATCAAGTCGGTACTGGACGACACCCGTTTCAGCCGCGCCGCCTCGTACGCGCCGGACGCCCCCACCTTCAGCGGGCTGTTCCAGGCCCCGCCGGGAATGATCATCTCGCTCGATCCGCCGGACCACACCAGGCTGCGCGTGCTGGCCGAGCAGGCGTTCTCGCCGGCCCGGATCCAGGGGATGCGGCCCCGGGTGCGGGAGCTGGCGGGCCGGCTGCTGGACGCGCTGGACAAGGAGTCGGACGGCGGTCCGGTGGATCTGGTCGAGGGCTTCGCCGCTCCGCTGGCCATGGCCGTCATCTGTGAGCTGCTGGGTGTCCCGGAGCAGGACAGGGACCAGTTCCTCACGTGGGTACGCCAGTTCGCCGATGTGTCGGGTCCCGAGGAGCTGGCCGTCGAGGGCCGCGAGAACCTCGGTGCCTATATCGCCGGACTGGTGGCCGGCAAGCAGGCGGAGCCCGCCGACGATGTGCTCTCCGCCCTGATCACCGCCCGTGACGGCGAGGACCGGCTCGGCTTCGAGGAGCTGGTCGGGCTCGGCTACACGCTGCTGGGCGGCGGTTTCGACTCGGCGGCCGGCCAGATCTCCAACTTCGCCCTGACGCTGCTCGACCGCCACACCGACGTCTGGCGCCGGCTCGGCGAGCACCCGGAGGACGTACCGGCGGCGCTGGAGGAGCTCCTGCGTACGGTCAACCTGACCGGCAACGACACCTCGGGGCTGCCGCGGATCGCCACGGAGGACGTGGAGATAGGCGGCGCGGTCATCCCCGCCGGGGACGCCGTGTTCCTCTCCTTCGCCTCCGCCAACCGTGACGGGTCGGTGTTCGCCGACCCCGACACCGCCGACTTCGGCCGGACCGCCAATCCCCACCTCGCGTTCGGGTACGGCATCCACCACTGCCTGGGGGCGCCGCTGGCCCGGGTGGAGCTCGCCGTCGCCCTGGAGGAACTGACCGGCCGCTACCCCGACGCGCGGCTGGCCGTGCCGGAGAGCGAGCTGCTCTGGAGGGCCGGCGATGTGAACCACAACCTGGTCAGCCTCCCCGTCCACCTGAGAAGGAGCACCACATGA